Proteins found in one Misgurnus anguillicaudatus chromosome 3, ASM2758022v2, whole genome shotgun sequence genomic segment:
- the rpl9 gene encoding large ribosomal subunit protein uL6 isoform X1: MKTILSSQTVDIPDNVTVSLKGRKVMVSGPRGILRREFNHINLELSLLGKKQKKLRVDKWWGNRKELATVRTICSHVQNMIKGVTLGFRYKMRSVYAHFPINVVIQESGALVEIRNFLGEKYIRRVRMRAGVSCAVSAAQKDELVLEGNDIELVSNSAALIQQATTVRKKDIRKFLDGIYVSEKGTVVEQQED; this comes from the exons ATGAAGACCATTCTCAGTAGCCAGACTGTGGACATCCCCGACAACG TCACTGTGTCCCTCAAGGGGCGCAAAGTGATGGTGTCGGGACCCCGTGGCATCCTTCGTCGGGAGTTCAACCACATTAACCTGGAGCTCAGTCTACTGGGCaagaaacagaaaaag CTGCGTGTTGATAAGTGGTGGGGTAACAGAAAGGAGTTGGCCACAGTCCGCACCATCTGCAGTCATGTCCAGAACATGATCAAAGGTGTCACACTG GGCTTTAGATACAAGATGCGATCTGTGTATGCCCATTTCCCTATTAACGTGGTCATTCAGGAATCTGGCGCTCTGGTGGAGATCAGAAACTTCTTGGGAGAGAAGTATATACGTCGTGTCCGCATGAGGGCAG gtGTATCATGTGCAGTGTCAGCTGCCCAGAAAGACGAGCTGGTTCTGGAGGGTAACGATATTGAGCTGGTGTCAAACTCAG CTGCCCTGATCCAGCAGGCCACCACTGTGAGGAAGAAGGACATCCGGAAGTTTCTGGATGGGATTTATGTCAGTGAGAAGGGCACAGTGGTGGAACAACAGGAGGACTAA
- the rpl9 gene encoding large ribosomal subunit protein uL6 isoform X2, translating into MKTILSSQTVDIPDNVTVSLKGRKVMVSGPRGILRREFNHINLELSLLGKKQKKLRVDKWWGNRKELATVRTICSHVQNMIKGVTLGFRYKMRSVYAHFPINVVIQESGALVEIRNFLGEKYIRRVRMRAGVSCAVSAAQKDELVLEGNDIELVSNSAALIQQATTVKNKDIRKFLDGIYVSEKGTVLEQES; encoded by the exons ATGAAGACCATTCTCAGTAGCCAGACTGTGGACATCCCCGACAACG TCACTGTGTCCCTCAAGGGGCGCAAAGTGATGGTGTCGGGACCCCGTGGCATCCTTCGTCGGGAGTTCAACCACATTAACCTGGAGCTCAGTCTACTGGGCaagaaacagaaaaag CTGCGTGTTGATAAGTGGTGGGGTAACAGAAAGGAGTTGGCCACAGTCCGCACCATCTGCAGTCATGTCCAGAACATGATCAAAGGTGTCACACTG GGCTTTAGATACAAGATGCGATCTGTGTATGCCCATTTCCCTATTAACGTGGTCATTCAGGAATCTGGCGCTCTGGTGGAGATCAGAAACTTCTTGGGAGAGAAGTATATACGTCGTGTCCGCATGAGGGCAG gtGTATCATGTGCAGTGTCAGCTGCCCAGAAAGACGAGCTGGTTCTGGAGGGTAACGATATTGAGCTGGTGTCAAACTCAG CTGCCCTCATCCAGCAGGCCACCACAGTGAAAAATAAGGATATCAGAAAGTTCTTGGATGGTATTTACGTCTCTGAGAAGGGAACTGTATTGGAGCAGGAGTCATAG